From the Candidatus Cloacimonadota bacterium genome, the window ATGGCAAATAATTTAATAGAAAGATTCGGAACACAACCGTCTATCTTATCTATTTTTGCACTTTGTGTTAAATAAATTTTCTCATGAAAAAATACATAATTCTTATTTTAATTTTATTTGTTTTTAACATTCTCTCGTCGCAGGTAGTTTTAGTTCCGTTAAATGATGATGTTTATGATTTTCTCGAAATTCTGGAAATAAAAGGATTGCTCGGAAAAAGTTTCCTTGATATAAAACCATTATCCCGAAAAGATGTTGCTACTTTTTTATTAAAAACAATTGATAATCCAAATTACAAAAATTTACCTTCAAGTATGAAAGTTCGTCTTCTTGAATATTTGAAAAAATATAATTATGAGAAGCATTTTGTTGACGAGGATTTACAATTTATTGAAATTCTGGAAGAGGGATTGTCTCTTCTCACCCAAAAAAAAGTTTCTTTGTCTAAACCGGACTCCATAAAAAAATGGAAACCCCTCCATTTCCCGTATAAATTCCAAAATGATAATTGTTTTTTGCAATTCAACCCGACCGTGCTTTTGGAATATTCATATAATTCGAGTGACAGCAATTATTTTGCAAAAGATTATACCAAGATCACTGCTGGGGCACGCATCTTCGGTTATCTCGGCAATCATATCGGATTTGGTTTTCGGGCAGTAAATAATAGAATTGAGGGAAATGAATTCGATTTGATGAAAACAGATTGCTCCGCTCAAGGAGTGGGTTCATTAGTTACCCGAGGAACCTTTTATGACGAAGTGGACGCTTATATTTCACATTCGTCAAAATACGTTGAACTGGTTTTTGGTAAATTTGCAAATTACTGGGGAAGCGGGAAAACAGGCAGTATTTCCATAAGCAACCGCGCCCCATCCTATCCCCAAATCATGCTTAAAACCGGATTTTCAGATTGGTTGAAATTCGTTTATTTTCATGGCTGGTTAGAGAGCAACGAATTGGATGACAGCAGCTCTTATGTTATCAATTATGGAAATGATCATGAGTTTGAACGAAAATTCTACAAATCCAAATATATTGCAGCC encodes:
- a CDS encoding capsule assembly Wzi family protein, whose translation is MKKYIILILILFVFNILSSQVVLVPLNDDVYDFLEILEIKGLLGKSFLDIKPLSRKDVATFLLKTIDNPNYKNLPSSMKVRLLEYLKKYNYEKHFVDEDLQFIEILEEGLSLLTQKKVSLSKPDSIKKWKPLHFPYKFQNDNCFLQFNPTVLLEYSYNSSDSNYFAKDYTKITAGARIFGYLGNHIGFGFRAVNNRIEGNEFDLMKTDCSAQGVGSLVTRGTFYDEVDAYISHSSKYVELVFGKFANYWGSGKTGSISISNRAPSYPQIMLKTGFSDWLKFVYFHGWLESNELDDSSSYVINYGNDHEFERKFYKSKYIAAHRLDIFPFANLKIGLSEILYYGETRPKIIYLIPIMFFWSAQHQTNDQDNEEIGIDIEWLPTNYCKFYGSMIIDDIRLTKIFSENESLNYFGYQLGAFFFDPYVNKLDFRIEYTRINPWVYTHKFPVNCATSDGYQMGYWAGQNSDNLYLELGYKISESSSLDFIFSHYRKGAQDSIFQQYEIPPAEKFMYGHQYTKNTFGINLEFKILSQIRGEIGYTFLKCDVNEKNIAKAEQGIYVNPVYYTNDFYRNSIRFSVGYGFK